A single genomic interval of Amycolatopsis albispora harbors:
- the rpmB gene encoding 50S ribosomal protein L28, giving the protein MSAVCQVTGRRPGFGKQVSHSHKRTSRRWDPNLQTRRYWVPSEGRWVRLRVSVKGMKTIDKRGIDAVVASLRARGEKL; this is encoded by the coding sequence GTGTCGGCTGTGTGCCAGGTCACCGGGCGGCGGCCCGGGTTCGGCAAGCAGGTCTCGCATTCGCACAAGCGGACTTCGCGGCGCTGGGACCCCAACCTGCAGACGCGGCGGTACTGGGTGCCGAGCGAGGGCCGCTGGGTCCGGCTGCGCGTCTCGGTCAAGGGCATGAAGACCATCGACAAGCGCGGGATCGACGCGGTGGTCGCCTCCCTGCGGGCACGCGGGGAGAAGCTCTGA
- the rpmG gene encoding 50S ribosomal protein L33, whose amino-acid sequence MARNELRPIVKLRSTAGTGFTYVTRKNRRNDPDRMVLRKYDPVVRRHVEFKEDR is encoded by the coding sequence ATGGCGCGCAACGAACTCCGGCCGATCGTCAAGCTGCGGTCCACCGCCGGTACCGGCTTCACCTACGTCACCAGGAAGAACCGCCGCAACGACCCGGACCGGATGGTGCTGCGCAAGTACGACCCGGTGGTGCGGCGGCACGTCGAGTTCAAGGAGGACCGCTGA
- the rpsN gene encoding 30S ribosomal protein S14 codes for MAKKSKIARDAQRRVVVARYAERRAELKEIVRSPASSPEARAAAVSALQSMPRDASPTRLRNRDVADGRPRGHLRKFGLSRVRFRQMAHNGELPGVSKSSW; via the coding sequence ATGGCGAAGAAGTCGAAGATCGCCCGCGACGCGCAGCGGCGGGTCGTGGTGGCCCGGTACGCCGAGCGGCGGGCGGAGCTGAAGGAGATCGTGCGCTCCCCCGCTTCTTCACCGGAGGCCCGCGCGGCGGCGGTTTCCGCGCTGCAGTCGATGCCCCGCGACGCGAGCCCGACGCGGCTGCGCAACCGGGACGTCGCCGACGGGCGGCCGCGGGGGCACCTGCGGAAGTTCGGGTTGTCGCGGGTCCGGTTCCGGCAGATGGCGCACAACGGTGAGCTGCCGGGCGTTTCGAAGTCGAGTTGGTGA
- the rpsR gene encoding 30S ribosomal protein S18: protein MKRELKKRRNLLATEKVSEVDWKDTALLRKFISDRGKIRARRVTGLTPQQQRQVATAIKNAREMALLPYPARGR from the coding sequence GTGAAGCGTGAGCTGAAGAAGCGGCGGAACCTGCTGGCCACCGAGAAGGTGTCCGAAGTGGACTGGAAGGACACGGCGCTGCTGCGGAAGTTCATCTCCGACCGCGGCAAGATCCGCGCGCGGCGGGTGACCGGGCTGACGCCGCAGCAGCAGCGGCAGGTGGCCACCGCGATCAAGAACGCACGGGAAATGGCGCTACTGCCCTACCCGGCGCGGGGTCGCTAG
- a CDS encoding LLM class flavin-dependent oxidoreductase, with amino-acid sequence MMEIGVVLPSVTTQLEQGFDLRTAARHAEAAGLDGVWTGDHLATGMSTLDSVAALATAAAVTERVRIGTGVFVPAIRPLAWAAKHLASLQFLSGGRLVLGVGSGGGAGQWAAAGVPFADRGRRTDVALRLLPELFVGKPVRLPDEPGEPEVQLAPAVKTPLIWVGNDSAVARRRAARFGDGWFPSLIPVDEVVRGRGHLAELAAEYERPLPTVTVGGVVSFGGTSAEDLAAQIAGGYGMAPERARRVPITGTPDEAADRFAEYAAAGVDHLVLGVGGGDWREQVDRLARARLLLG; translated from the coding sequence ATGATGGAGATCGGGGTGGTCCTGCCGTCGGTGACCACGCAGCTGGAACAGGGTTTCGACCTGCGCACGGCGGCGCGGCACGCCGAGGCGGCCGGGCTCGACGGGGTCTGGACGGGCGACCACCTGGCCACCGGTATGTCCACTCTGGACAGCGTGGCCGCGCTGGCCACCGCGGCCGCGGTCACCGAGCGGGTCCGGATCGGCACCGGCGTTTTCGTGCCCGCCATCCGGCCGCTGGCCTGGGCCGCCAAGCATCTGGCCAGCCTGCAGTTCCTCTCCGGCGGCCGACTCGTCCTGGGGGTCGGGTCGGGCGGCGGGGCGGGGCAGTGGGCGGCGGCCGGCGTGCCGTTCGCCGACCGGGGCAGGCGCACCGACGTGGCGTTGCGCCTGTTGCCGGAGCTGTTCGTGGGCAAGCCGGTGCGCCTGCCGGACGAACCGGGGGAGCCGGAGGTGCAGCTCGCGCCCGCGGTGAAGACCCCGCTGATCTGGGTGGGCAACGATTCGGCCGTGGCCAGGCGGCGGGCGGCGCGCTTCGGTGACGGCTGGTTTCCCTCGCTCATTCCGGTCGACGAGGTGGTCCGCGGGCGCGGGCACCTGGCCGAGCTGGCGGCGGAGTACGAACGGCCGCTGCCGACGGTGACCGTCGGCGGGGTGGTCTCGTTCGGGGGCACCTCGGCGGAGGACCTCGCCGCGCAGATCGCCGGTGGGTACGGCATGGCGCCGGAGCGGGCGCGGCGCGTGCCGATCACCGGCACCCCGGACGAGGCGGCCGACCGGTTCGCCGAGTACGCCGCCGCCGGGGTGGACCACCTGGTGCTCGGCGTCGGCGGCGGGGACTGGCGCGAGCAGGTGGACCGGCTGGCGCGGGCCCGCCTGCTGCTGGGGTGA
- a CDS encoding pyridoxal phosphate-dependent decarboxylase family protein yields the protein MTAAAEVLAELRALRAGDLPTHGARTLAYVYDSGLSGVDELAAEAHALAAHANGLDPTAFPSLLRLENELVATTAELVGGTEHTVGAVTSGGTESCLLAVLAARTGAPEVREPAMVLPETAHAAFHKAAHFFGVRAVPVPVDPVTFRADPAAMAAAMDERTVLVVASAPSYAHGVLDPIAEIAAAAAARGIRMHVDACIGGWVLPHLGVPPFGFDVPGVTSVSVDLHKYAYCPKGVSVLLHAGAELRRGHYFASADWPGYTMLNTTVQSTRSGGPLAAAWAVVRHIGADGYRRLALDARAAAEEIAAGIGKIDGLRVLGAPDSTLVALALDGTPGFDLFTVADEMSARNWYVQPQFAHGVSPSNLHLTLSAANRGHEREFLADLESAVTVARAAGPVEVDPRVLEFVAALDPEGLTSEQFAGLLAAAGLGDGGAVPARMAEVNTLLAAAPPRLRERLLLEFLGQLHH from the coding sequence ATGACCGCCGCGGCGGAGGTGCTCGCCGAACTCCGCGCGCTGCGTGCCGGGGACCTGCCCACGCACGGCGCCAGGACGCTGGCCTACGTCTACGACAGCGGACTGTCCGGAGTGGACGAACTGGCCGCCGAGGCGCACGCGCTGGCCGCGCACGCCAACGGGCTCGACCCCACCGCGTTCCCGAGCCTGCTGCGGCTGGAGAACGAACTGGTGGCCACCACCGCGGAACTGGTCGGCGGCACCGAGCACACGGTCGGCGCGGTGACCTCCGGTGGTACCGAATCCTGCCTGCTGGCGGTGCTCGCCGCGCGCACCGGCGCGCCGGAGGTGCGTGAACCGGCGATGGTGCTGCCGGAGACCGCGCACGCGGCCTTCCACAAGGCGGCGCACTTCTTCGGCGTGCGCGCGGTGCCGGTGCCGGTCGATCCGGTGACCTTCCGCGCCGACCCGGCGGCGATGGCGGCCGCGATGGACGAGCGCACCGTGCTGGTGGTGGCGAGCGCGCCGTCCTACGCGCACGGTGTGCTCGACCCGATCGCCGAAATCGCCGCGGCCGCGGCGGCCAGGGGGATCCGGATGCACGTCGACGCCTGCATCGGCGGCTGGGTGCTGCCGCACCTCGGGGTGCCGCCGTTCGGCTTCGACGTGCCCGGGGTGACCAGCGTTTCGGTCGACCTGCACAAGTACGCCTACTGCCCGAAGGGCGTGTCGGTCCTGTTGCACGCCGGCGCGGAACTGCGGCGCGGGCACTACTTCGCCAGCGCCGACTGGCCCGGCTACACGATGCTCAACACCACCGTGCAGTCCACGCGCTCGGGTGGCCCGCTGGCCGCGGCGTGGGCGGTGGTGCGGCACATCGGCGCCGACGGCTACCGGCGCCTGGCGCTCGACGCGCGGGCGGCGGCCGAGGAGATCGCCGCCGGGATCGGCAAGATCGACGGCCTGCGGGTGCTCGGCGCGCCCGACTCGACCCTGGTCGCGCTCGCGCTCGACGGCACGCCGGGCTTCGACCTGTTCACCGTGGCCGACGAGATGTCCGCGCGGAACTGGTACGTCCAGCCGCAGTTCGCGCACGGTGTCTCGCCGTCGAACCTGCACCTGACGCTGTCGGCCGCGAACCGGGGCCACGAGCGGGAATTCCTCGCCGATCTCGAATCCGCGGTGACCGTGGCGCGTGCGGCCGGGCCCGTCGAGGTGGATCCCCGGGTGCTGGAGTTCGTCGCGGCACTGGACCCGGAGGGGCTGACTTCCGAGCAGTTCGCCGGGCTGCTCGCGGCCGCCGGGCTCGGCGACGGTGGTGCGGTGCCCGCGCGGATGGCGGAGGTCAACACCCTGCTCGCGGCCGCGCCACCCCGGCTGCGAGAGCGCCTGCTGCTGGAATTCCTGGGGCAGTTGCACCACTAG